From Actinomyces sp. oral taxon 171 str. F0337, one genomic window encodes:
- a CDS encoding formate--tetrahydrofolate ligase, with translation MTQVIPATGGPHAPVDLHALAASAGIAAEHVIPHGRDVAKIDLRVLDSSEHVSSSGANTAHYVVVTAITPTPFGEGKTTTAIGLAQGLTRLGEQAVLTLRQSAMGPTFGIKGGAGGSGGARILPAERMNLHLTGDFHAITAAHNLMSAMIDNHLHHGNELDIDERTITWPRVLDVNDRALRHIVTGLGTRVDGVTRQASFDITPASELMVIMSLATDLADLRERLGRIVIGRSRSGEWVSAEDLKAAGAMCAVLRDALEPNLLRTGEGTPVLVHTGPFGNIATGCSSVIADRVAAAGARGGYVLTEAGFGSDMGLERFVDLKCAVSGMQPSVAVVVVTIRALKAHCGRYRLVSGKDLPEQMLQENNEDVRDGAANLLKHLQIVRGFGITPIVAVNVFPTDHDSEIEEVTRIAHDAGARAMVCHPVTRGGEGCLDLAGAVVEACQEAGEPASTHPVYEPQDDLRTKIAKVADLYGADGVDYTPAAGRLLDAYERDGFGNLPVIVAKTPLSLSAEPGRKGVPTGWCLPVREVRLAAGAGYVYAICGNLSTMPGLPSHPAAERIDVDVDTGQIVGLR, from the coding sequence ATGACCCAGGTGATTCCGGCTACTGGCGGCCCCCACGCCCCGGTTGACCTCCATGCGTTGGCGGCCTCAGCGGGAATCGCCGCCGAGCACGTCATTCCCCACGGCCGCGATGTGGCCAAGATCGATCTGCGCGTGCTGGATTCCAGTGAGCACGTGAGCAGCAGTGGTGCAAATACCGCCCACTACGTCGTCGTCACTGCGATCACACCGACGCCTTTCGGAGAGGGCAAGACGACCACGGCCATCGGACTGGCCCAGGGGCTCACCCGCCTGGGAGAGCAGGCAGTTCTCACCCTGCGCCAGTCGGCCATGGGGCCCACTTTCGGCATCAAGGGTGGCGCTGGAGGCTCCGGGGGTGCCCGCATCCTGCCGGCCGAGCGCATGAACCTGCACCTGACCGGTGACTTCCACGCCATCACCGCCGCCCACAACCTCATGTCGGCGATGATCGACAACCACCTGCACCACGGCAATGAGCTCGACATCGACGAGCGCACCATCACCTGGCCCCGGGTCCTGGACGTCAACGACCGTGCCCTGCGCCATATCGTCACCGGACTGGGAACGAGGGTCGACGGCGTCACCCGGCAGGCCTCCTTCGACATCACCCCGGCCAGCGAGCTCATGGTCATCATGTCGCTGGCCACGGATCTGGCCGACCTGCGCGAGCGCCTGGGGCGCATCGTCATCGGCCGGAGCCGTAGTGGGGAGTGGGTCAGCGCCGAGGACCTCAAGGCGGCCGGTGCTATGTGCGCCGTCCTGCGCGACGCGCTCGAGCCCAACCTCCTGCGCACCGGTGAGGGCACACCCGTCCTGGTTCATACCGGCCCGTTCGGCAATATCGCCACCGGATGCTCCTCGGTCATCGCCGACCGCGTCGCCGCGGCAGGAGCCCGTGGCGGCTACGTCCTCACCGAGGCCGGCTTCGGATCCGACATGGGCCTGGAGCGCTTCGTCGACCTCAAGTGCGCCGTCTCCGGTATGCAGCCGAGTGTCGCCGTCGTCGTGGTCACCATCAGGGCGCTCAAGGCCCACTGCGGGCGATACCGCCTCGTCAGCGGCAAGGACCTGCCCGAGCAGATGCTCCAGGAGAACAACGAGGACGTGCGCGACGGCGCCGCCAACCTGCTCAAGCACCTGCAGATCGTGCGGGGCTTCGGCATCACCCCGATCGTGGCCGTCAACGTCTTCCCCACCGACCACGACAGCGAGATCGAGGAGGTGACGCGCATCGCCCACGACGCCGGAGCCCGGGCCATGGTCTGTCACCCCGTCACCAGGGGAGGCGAAGGCTGTCTCGACCTGGCCGGAGCCGTCGTCGAGGCTTGCCAGGAGGCGGGCGAACCAGCGTCCACCCACCCTGTCTACGAGCCGCAGGACGACCTGCGCACCAAGATCGCCAAGGTGGCCGACCTCTACGGCGCCGACGGCGTGGACTACACCCCCGCTGCCGGTAGGCTGCTGGACGCCTACGAGCGGGACGGCTTCGGGAACCTGCCCGTCATCGTCGCCAAGACCCCGCTGTCCCTGTCCGCCGAGCCCGGCCGCAAGGGCGTGCCCACCGGATGGTGCCTGCCGGTGCGCGAGGTGCGCCTTGCCGCCGGGGCGGGCTACGTCTACGCGATCTGCGGCAACCTGTCGACCATGCCGGGGCTACCGAGCCACCCCGCCGCCGAGCGCATCGACGTCGACGTCGACACCGGGCAGATCGTGGGGCTGCGCTGA
- a CDS encoding regulatory protein RecX, which produces MPWLIPDAHAQAVEAAREIVLRRLDRSAAPRSALAELLERKEVDPRVAAEVLERLEAAGVIDDTAYAARLARTRFAEKGAARRAIAEELRRKGLGEQDVTAALEQISSDDEDTAALALARKKLSTTRHLPWEVRRRRTAAVLGRKGYSREVTMRAIAAAHAEEPD; this is translated from the coding sequence ATCCCTGACGCCCACGCGCAGGCGGTCGAGGCGGCGCGGGAGATCGTCCTGCGCCGCCTCGACCGCAGTGCGGCTCCCCGCTCGGCCCTGGCGGAACTGCTCGAGCGCAAGGAGGTGGACCCCCGTGTGGCCGCCGAGGTCCTTGAGCGTCTGGAGGCGGCCGGGGTCATTGATGACACCGCCTACGCGGCCCGCCTGGCGCGTACCCGTTTCGCGGAGAAGGGGGCGGCCAGGCGGGCCATCGCCGAGGAGCTGCGGCGCAAGGGTCTGGGTGAGCAGGACGTCACCGCGGCCCTCGAGCAGATCAGCTCCGACGACGAGGACACGGCGGCGCTGGCGCTGGCCCGCAAGAAGCTGTCCACCACTCGCCACCTGCCCTGGGAGGTGCGCCGGCGTCGCACCGCCGCCGTTCTAGGACGCAAGGGCTACAGCCGGGAGGTGACCATGCGGGCCATTGCTGCCGCTCATGCCGAGGAACCGGACTGA